A stretch of Antennarius striatus isolate MH-2024 chromosome 6, ASM4005453v1, whole genome shotgun sequence DNA encodes these proteins:
- the trip12 gene encoding E3 ubiquitin-protein ligase TRIP12 isoform X3, with protein sequence MSNRPNSNPGGSLRRSQRNTAAAQPQDHTVAGRLQAEQVKNKANSPPESRRPNSKASKATASSATGQSRGHSSKRSSLTLSVASFVLQEESEAAGTSEQERPGHQSKSEGTRGLKRSEAPDQISTFGPSPAKKSKSLPPPRDNTSETKKSQAKSKKRSLASEPPASSGRGQSKKTGASGASPVQKRKKADSLPGLSSTAGPLYNRTEGRTAKPTKLASKSAASAKAGCSNVTDSSSSASTSSSSSTAGINNTTTQGARVKQGKDQTKARRSRSASSPSPRRSTREKEQAKTASSSKFEWATRFNPKVNLPKPKLSLPGSSKTETSKPGPSGLQAKLASLRKSTKKRSESPPAELPSFRRSTRQKTTGSCASTSRRGSGLGKRGAADARRQEKMADSDNNQDGANSSAARTDEASQGASASSSVAGAVGMTTSGESESDDSEMGRLQALLEARGLPPHLFGPLGPRMSQLFHRTIGSGASSKAQQLLQGLQATGDESQQLQAAIEMCQLLVMGNEETLGGFPVKSVVPALITLLQMDNNFDIMNHASRALTYMMEALPRSSAVVVDAIPVFLEKLQVIQFIDVAEQALTALEMLSRRHSKAILQAGGLADCLLYLEFFSINAQRNALAIAANCCQSITPDEFHFVADSLPLLTQRLTHQDKKSVESTCLCFARLVDNFQHEENLLQEVASRDLLTNIQQLLVVTPPVLSSGMFIMVVRMFSLMCSNCPCLAVQLMKQNIAETLRFLLCGASNGSCQEQIELVPRSPQELYELTSLICELMPCLPREGIFAVDLMLKKGSAQTTEGAIWQWRDDRGLWHPYNRIDSRIIEINEDTGTARGIQRKPNPLANPNIGSHQEVRREDARAQLMKEDPELAKCFIKILFGVLYEVYSSSAGPAVRHKCLRAILRIIYFADAELLKDVLRNHAVSSHIASMLSSQDLKIVVGSLQMAEILMQKLPDVFSVYFRREGVMHQVKNLSEAESFLVTSPPKACPSGTTNLCNTTISTASTTSANNATPDLGSPSFQHSMEDSLDLSPQGRLSDVLKRKRLPKRGPRRPKYSPPRDDDKVDNQAKSPTSTQSPKSSFLASLNPKTWGKLGAQTNNANSEPSRTAGVSGLARAPPKDSISNNRDKIKAWIKEQASKFVERYFNSENVDGSNPALNVLQRLCTATEQLNLQVDGGMECLVEISNIVSESDVSSFEIQHSGLVKQLLIYLTSNTDRDLLSRDVRLKRFLHVFAGCPVPGLEPVGRLDPTENGPYLAVVHKMNSCLSQMEQFPVKVHDFPSGNGNGSRGSQALKFFNTHQLKCQLQRHPDCTNVKQWKGGPVKIDPLALVQAIERYLVVRGYGRIREEDEDSDDDGSDDEIDESLAAQFLNSGSVRHRLQFYIGDHLLQYNMTVYQAVRQYSLQAEEERESTDDEANPLGRAGIWTKTHTIWYKPVREDEDGSKDAVGGKRGRAQTAPTKTSPRNAKKQDELWHDGVCPSVINPLETYLTSEPPETITFDDPSLEVNLLLRVLHSTSRYWFYLYDNAVCKEIIPTSEFINSKLTAKANRQLQDPLVIMTGNIPTWLIELGKTCPFFFPFDTRQMLFYVTAFDRDRAMQRLLDTNPEINQSDSQDSRVAPRLDRKKRTVNRDELLKQAESVMQDLGSSRAMLEIQYENEVGTGLGPTLEFYALVSQELQRADLSLWRGEEVTLANPKGSQEGTKYMYSTRGLFAVPFGRTTKPAHIAKIKMKFRFLGKLMAKAIMDFRLLDLPLGLPFYKWMLRHEMSISSHDLVNIDPGVAKSIQHLEDIIRQKKRLEQDRSQTRETLQQALESLNMNGCSVEDLGLDFTLPGYPNIELKKGGKDVTVTIYNLEEYLRLVVYWTLNEGVSRQFESFREGFESVFPLHHLQYFYPEELDQLLCGSKSETWDVKTLMECCRPDHGYTHDSRAVRFLFEVLSSFDAEQQRLFLQFVTGSPRLPVGGFRSLNPPLTIVRKTFESTENPDDFLPSVMTCVNYLKLPDYSSIETMREKLLIAAREGQQSFHLS encoded by the exons ATGTCCAACCGGCCTAATTCCAATCCAGGGGGGTCACTGCGCCGTTCACAGAGGAACACTGCTGCGGCCCAGCCACAAGACCATACAGTCGCAGGAAG GTTGCAGGCAGAGcaggtaaaaaataaagcaaattccCCACCTGAAAGTAGAAGACCTAATTCTAAGGCTTCCAAAGCCACAGCCAGCTCAGCCACTGGCCAGTCCAGAGGGCACAGCTCAAAAAG GAGCAGTCTTACTTTGTCCGTGGCTTCATTTGTGTTGCAAGAAGAGTCAGAGGCTGCTGGGACATCTGAACAAGAGCGACCAGGCCACCAGTCAAAAAGTGAAGGCACCCGAGGGCTAAAGCGAAGCGAAGCTCCTGACCAAATTAGTACCTTTGGACCGTCCCCTGCCAAGAAGTCTAAATCGCTCCCACCACCTCGAGATAATACCTCAGAGACCAAGAAAAGCCAAGCAAAGTCCAAGAAGAGATCACTTGCTTCAGAACCTCCTGCTTCGTCAGGTCGAGGCCAAAGCAAGAAGACTGGGGCCTCTGGGGCCTCGCCAGTCCAGAAACGGAAAAAAGCAGACTCTCTCCCCGGTCTAAGTAGCACCGCAGGGCCCCTCTACAATCGTACTGAGGGCAGAACTGCAAAACCCACCAAGCTGGCGTCTAAATCGGCCGCCTCAGCCAAAGCTGGGTGTAGCAACGTGACAGACTcgtcctcctctgcctccacctcttcttcctcctccaccgcagGCATAAACAACACCACTACGCAGGGCGCCCGAGTTAAACAAGGAAAAGATCAGACCAAGGCAAGGCGTTCTAGATCAGCCTCTAGCCCCTCTCCACGTCGCAGTACCAGAGAAAAGGAGCAGGCCAAAACAGCCAGCTCTTCAAAATTTGAGTGGGCAACACGCTTCAACCCCAAAGTCAACTTGCCAAAACCCAAACTGTCCTTGCCCGGTTCCTCCAAAACAGAGACCTCCAAACCAGGGCCTTCAGGATTACAAGCTAAACTAGCAA GTTTGAGGAAATCCACTAAGAAGCGCAGCGAGTCTCCTCCAGCAGAGCTCCCCAGCTTTCGGCGGAGCACACGTCAGAAGACCACGGGCTCCTGTGCCAGCACCAG TCGGCGGGGCTCAGGCCTGGGCAAGCGCGGGGCAGCTGACGCTCGCCGACAGGAGAAAATGGCTGACTCTGACAACAACCAGGATGGGGCCAACTCGTCAGCTGCTCGCACTGATGAGGCATCACAAGGGGCTTCAG CTTCAAGCTCAGTTGCTGGAGCAGTGGGTATGACCACATCTGGAGAGAGCGAGTCTGATGACTCTGAAATGGGGAGACTTCAAG CCCTACTGGAGGCCAGGGGTCTCCCCCCACATCTGTTTGGCCCCCTGGGACCTCGTATGTCGCAGCTCTTTCACAGGACCATTGGCAGTGGAGCCA GCTCCAAAGCTCAGCAGCTACTACAGGGCCTGCAGGCCACAGGTGACGAATCCCAGCAGCTCCAGGCTGCCATTGAGATGTGCCAGCTTCTGGTGATGGGCAATGAGGAAACACTTGGTGGATTTCCTGTCAAGAGTGTGGTGCCTGCCTTG ATTACACTGTTACAGATGGACAATAACTTTGATATT ATGAATCATGCCTCTCGTGCGCTCACATATATGATGGAGGCCCTCCCACGCTCTTCTGCCGTTGTGGTTGATGCTATTCCTGTCTTCCTGGAGAAG CTTCAAGTGATCCAGTTCATTGATGTAGCAGAGCAGGCCCTGACAGCTTTGGAGATGTTGTCAAGGCGACACAGCAAAGCTATTTTGCAGGCT GGCGGGCTTGCTGACTGCCTCCTCTACCTGGAATTCTTTAGCATCAATGCACAGAGAAATGCTCTGGCCATTGCAGCGAACTGCTGCCAGAGCATTACTCCTGATGAGTTCCACTTTGTCGCTGATTCTCTGCCACTGTTGACTCAGAGACTCACCCACCAG GATAAAAAATCTGTGGAAAGCACCTGTCTATGTTTTGCCAGGCTGGTGGACAACTTTCAACATGAAGAG AACCTGCTGCAGGAGGTTGCGTCACGGGACCTGTTGACCAACATTCAGCAGCTGCTGGTAGTGACCCCTCCTGTGCTCAGCTCGGGGATGTTTATCATGGTTGTGCGCATGTTTTCTCTCATGTGCTCTAACTGCCCCTGCCTGGCGGTCCAGCTTATGAAGCAAA aCATTGCAGAAACTCTGCGTTTCCTCTTATGTGGTGCATCAAATGGCAGCTGCCAGGAGCAGATCGAACTGGTACCTCGGAGTCCTCAGGAGCTCTATGAACTAACATCCCTCATATG TGAGCTGATGCCCTGCCTACCTAGAGAGGGTATATTTGCAGTGGATTTAATGCTGAAGAAGGGAAGTGCACAGACAACAGAGGGTGCAATCTGGCAGTGGAGGGATGACCGGGGACTGTGGCATCCTTACAACCGTATTGACAGCCGCATCATTGAG ATCAATGAAGACACAGGAACAGCACGCGGTATCCAGAGGAAACCAAATCCTCTCGCCAACCCCAATATAG GGAGTCACCAGGAGGTTCGTCGAGAAGACGCACGAGCCCAGTTGATGAAGGAGGACCCTGAGCTGGCAAAGTGCTTTATCAAAATTCTGTTTGGGGTCTTGTATGAGGTGTACAGCTCATCGGCTGGCCCTGCTGTCAGACACAAGTGCCTTAGAGCCATCCTCAGGATCATCTACTTTGCTGATGCAGAGCTGCTGAAGGATGTGCTGAGGAACCATGCTGTGTCCAG TCACATTGCCTCAATGCTATCCAGCCAGGACCTGAAGATTGTAGTAGGTTCTCTGCAGATGGCAGAGATCCTCATGCAGAAGTTGCCTGACGTCTTCAGTGTCTATTTCAGAAGAGAAG GTGTGATGCATCAGGTGAAGAACCTGTCAGAGGCAGAGAGCTTTCTAGTTACTAGTCCCCCGAAGGCGTGCCCCAGCGGTACCACCAACTTGTGCAATACCACCATCAGCACCGCATCTACCACGTCAGCTAATAATGCAACCCCTGATCTCGGATCACCCAGCTTCCAGCACAGCATGGAAGACTCTCTAGACCTCAGCCCACAGGG CCGGTTAAGCGATGTCCTTAAGAGAAAACGGCTACCCAAAAGAGGGCCCAGAAGACCCAAATACTCTCCCCCAAGAGATGACGATAAAGTAGACAATCAGG CAAAGAGCCCCACCAGTACTCAGTCACCCAAATCGTCTTTCCTGGCCAGTCTTAATCCCAAAACCTGGGGCAAGTTAGGTGCCCAGACCAATAACGCCAACTCAGAGCCGTCACGTACAGCAGGGGTGAGCGGCCTGGCAAGAGCACCTCCCAAGGACTCAATTTCAAATAACAG AGATAAAATAAAGGCTTGGATCAAAGAGCAGGCGAGTAAGTTTGTGGAACGCTACTTCAACTCGGAAAACGTGGATGGCAGCAACCCTGCACTGAATGTACTCCAGAGACTTTGCACAGCCACTGAGCAGCTGAACCTGCAG GTGGATGGTGGTATGGAGTGCCTGGTAGAAATCTCCAATATAGTATCAGAGTCTGATGTGTCGTCCTTTGAGATCCAGCACAGTGGGCTGGTGAAGCAGCTCCTGATCTACCTGACCTCAAACACTGACAGGGACTTACTCAGCCGTGATGTGCGGCTCAAGAGGTTCCTGCATGTGTTCGCTGGCTGTCCG GTTCCAGGATTGGAGCCTGTAGGTCGATTAGACCCTACAGAGAACGGGCCTTACCTGGCAGTCGTGCACAAAATGAACAGCTGCTTGAGCCAAATGGAGCAGTTCCCAGTCAAAGTGCATGATTTCCCCAGTGGCAACGGCAATGGCAGCAG GGGCTCTCAGGCGCTGAAATTCTTCAACACGCATCAGCTCAAGTGTCAGCTGCAAAGACACCCAGATTGCACTAATGTTAAACAGTGGAAAGGTGGCCCTGTAAAGATCGACCCCTTGGCCCTTGTTCAAGCCATTGAGAGGTATCTTGTTGTCAGAG GGTATGGCCGAatcagagaagaggatgaagacagcGATGATGATGGTTCAGACGATGAAATCGATGAGTCACTG GCGGCGCAGTTCCTCAACTCTGGCAGCGTCCGTCACAGACTACAGTTCTACATAGGTGACCACCTGCTGCAATACAACATGACGGTGTACCAGGCCGTGCGACAGTACAGCCTTCAGGCAGAAGAAGAAAGGGAGTCTACGGACGACGAGGCAAACCCGCTGGGGCGAGCTGGAATCTGGACCAAAACGCACACGATATG GTATAAGCCTGTGAGAGAGGACGAGGACGGCAGCAAAGACGCCGTGGGTGGAAAGAGGGGCCGAGCACAGACTGCTCCCACCAAAACGTCACCTCGAAACGCCAAGAAGCAGGATGAGCTGTGGCATG ATGGTGTGTGTCCCAGTGTCATCAATCCCTTAGAGACATACCTCACTTCGGAGCCACCAGAGACCATAACCTTTGATGACCCCTCTTTAGAGGTCAACCTGCTGCTGAGGGTCCTGCACTCCACCAGTAGATACTGGTTCTACCTGTATGAT AACGCTGTGTGTAAGGAGATCATCCCTACTAGTGAGTTCATTAACAGTAAGCTGACAGCCAAAGCTAACCGTCAGCTACAAGACCCGCTGGTCATTATGACGGGGAACATCCCTACATGGCTCATCGAGCTCGGAAAGACCTG tCCTTTCTTCTTCCCCTTTGACACCCGGCAGATGCTGTTCTATGTCACTGCATTTGATCGTGACAGGGCCATGCAGCGCCTACTGGACACAAACCCTGagatcaaccaatcagattctCAGGACAGCAGAGTAGCACCGCGTCTGGACAGAAAGAAG AGGACGGTAAACCGCGATGAGCTGCTAAAGCAGGCAGAGTCTGTGATGCAGGATCTTGGTAGTTCCAGGGCGATGCTGGAGATCCAGTATGAGAACGAG GTCGGCACAGGGCTCGGTCCAACTCTGGAGTTCTACGCTCTGGTGTCTCAGGAGCTGCAGCGGGCCGATCTAAGCCTGTGGAGGGGTGAAGAGGTCACACTGGCCAATCCTAAAG GAAGCCAGGAGGGAACCAAGTACATGTACAGCACCAGAGGATTGTTTGCTGTTCCCTTCGGCAGGACAACCAAACCAGCACATATAgccaaaatcaaaatgaagttCCGTTTCTTGGGAAAGCTAATGGCCAAAGCCATCATGGACTTCAGATTG CTGGATCTGCCCCTGGGGCTGCCATTCTATAAGTGGATGCTACGGCATGAAATGTCAATAAGCTCACATGACCTGGTGAACATTGATCCTGGCGTGGCCAAATCCATCCAGCACTTGGAGGATATTATCCGCCAGAAGAAGAGGCTGGAACAGGATCGCTCGCAG ACGAGGGAGACCCTACAGCAGGCGCTTGAGAGCCTCAACATGAACGGCTGCTCAGTGGAGGACCTGGGTTTGGACTTCACCCTTCCTGGGTACCCCAACATTGA